Proteins from a genomic interval of Hippocampus zosterae strain Florida chromosome 14, ASM2543408v3, whole genome shotgun sequence:
- the LOC127615348 gene encoding solute carrier family 2, facilitated glucose transporter member 1, which yields MAAQECHLTALVLVSVVAAILGSLQVGYHTGTVNAPAKIIEEFFNQTWRHRYNETMPGESLTLLWSLSVSIKDFGSLLGCLGVKFVADNFGRRNSILIVNCLSVVGATLMVVSKVSESFETLILGRLLFGLFCGLVMSLNPLYIQEVSPTLLRGAFATLNQVAYASGILLGMVSGLETMLGTKELWPVMMSLSLIPALVQYLVMPFCPESPRYLLINKGQEDEADAALLRLRGCPEPVQAELEEMKAEAAHIQASVGVLDFFRKRSYRQPIIIVLCVNLGSQLSGFNAIINYSTRMFQANFEEAKYLTLGVGAVNVIFTLVAFFLMEKAGRRRLLLMGFVIIATCNLLLTVIDLLVQTVPELGSFQVLLVFSLISAYELGPGPISWFIAGELFDQPGRSIGMAYASMLNWGGKFLLALLFPPIYKVIGGFSYLLFMAMAVMGFAFTWFRVPETKGRTFDEIAEEFRGAENLPMHNKNGFNTFH from the exons ATGGCCGCACAGG AGTGCCACCTGACGGCCTTAGTCCTGGTCTCGGTCGTGGCGGCGATTCTGGGCTCGTTACAGGTGGGCTACCACACGGGGACTGTCAACGCCCCCGCTAAG ATCATCGAGGAGTTCTTCAACCAGACGTGGAGGCATCGATATAACGAAACCATGCCAGGCGAGAGCCTCACCCTCCTGTGGTCCCTCTCTGTCAGCATCAAGGACTTTGGATCTCTACTGGGCTGTCTGGGTGTCAAATTCGTAGCTGACAATTTTGGACG ACGTAACTCCATCCTGATCGTCAACTGCCTGTCGGTGGTGGGGGCAACCCTGATGGTGGTGTCCAAAGTCAGCGAATCCTTTGAGACTCTGATCCTGGGCAGGCTGCTTTTCGGTCTCTTCTGCGGCCTGGTGATGAGCCTCAACCCGCTGTACATCCAGGAGGTGTCGCCCACCCTGTTGAGGGGCGCTTTCGCCACCCTCAACCAGGTGGCCTACGCTTCTGGAATCCTGCTCGGCATG GTGTCGGGACTGGAGACCATGCTGGGCACCAAAGAACTTTGGCCCGTGATGATGTCCCTGTCCCTGATCCCGGCGCTGGTGCAGTACCTCGTCATGCCTTTCTGCCCCGAGAGCCCTCGCTACCTGCTCATCAACAAGGGGCAGGAGGACGAGGCCGACGCTG CCCTGCTCAGACTGCGAGGATGTCCCGAACCGGTGCAGGCCGAGCTGGAGGAGATGAAAGCTGAGGCGGCGCATATTCAGGCGTCCGTCGGAGTCTTGGATTTTTTCCGGAAGCGAAGCTACAGGCAGCCGATCATCATCGTCCTCTGCGTCAACTTGGGCAGCCAGCTGTCGGGATTCAACGCG ATCATCAATTATTCCACCAGAATGTTCCAGGCTAATTTCGAGGAGGCCAAGTACCTGACTCTGGGCGTTGGCGCCGTCAACGTGATCTTCACTTTGGTGGCA TTCTTCCTGATGGAAAAGGCAGGGCGGCGGCGACTGCTCCTGATGGGCTTCGTCATCATCGCCACGTGCAACCTCCTGTTGACCGTCATCGATTTACTGGTG CAAACGGTACCCGAGCTGGGGAGCTTTCAGGTCCTGCTGGTGTTCTCCCTGATCTCGGCCTACGAGCTCGGGCCGGGCCCCATCTCCTGGTTCATCGCCGGCGAGCTGTTCGACCAGCCCGGCAGGTCCATCGGCATGGCCTACGCCAGCATGCTCAACTGGGGAGGGAAGTTCCTCCTGGCGCTGCTCTTTCCTCCCATATAC AAAGTCATCGGCGGCTTCTCTtacctcctcttcatggccatgGCTGTGATGGGCTTTGCCTTCACCTGGTTTCGGGTTCCCGAGACCAAGGGCCGAACTTTCGACGAGATCGCCGAGGAGTTCCGGGGGGCTGAAAACCTCCCTATGCACAATAAGAATGGATTCAACACCTTCCACTAA